A part of Solenopsis invicta isolate M01_SB chromosome 2, UNIL_Sinv_3.0, whole genome shotgun sequence genomic DNA contains:
- the LOC105196763 gene encoding segmentation protein Runt yields MHLRDGTLGVTETLRAIKESLRRCHGDLVTTGSPTIMCSSLPSHWRSNKSLPVAFKVIALDDVLDGTQVTIKAGNDENCCGELRNCTAVMKNQVAKFNDLRFVGRSGRGKSFTLTIQINTVPYQVATYSKAIKVTVDGPREPRSKSNYQYGTTFHGLGGFLNPWLDVTYFPSWHLPHPALANGAVPSPPDLFNRAFSPILTYPFEYVGNYPDYAASNFTTTNVPTTNAMTPVVAIATSPSRTPPTPSESGSESAIEEVRSAFVPLRHNTLPPSTSSSSSSPDRNPKRPTEGTRNELKAPTELISQKLSPSRRSPSPTKLSPPPAKGVWRPYSRS; encoded by the exons atgcatttacgGGATGGTACTTTGGGGGTGACGGAGACCCTTAGAGCTATAAAAGAAAGCCTTAGAAGATGTCATGGCGATTTGGTAACGACAGGAAGTCCCACCATCATGTGCAGTTCGCTACCATCTCATTGGAGATCAAACAAGTCTCTTCCGGTGGCATTCAAGGTCATAGCTCTCGACGACGTCCTGGATGGCACCCAAGTTACCATCAAGGCTGGCAATGACGAAAACTGTTGTGGCGAACTGAGAAATTGCACAGCGGTCATGAAGAATCAGGTCGCCAAGTTCAACGATCTTAGATTTGTCGGTCGCAGTGGAAGAG GAAAATCATTCACTCTAACGATCCAGATCAATACGGTACCGTACCAAGTAGCCACGTACAGCAAAGCTATCAAGGTTACAGTAGATGGACCACGCGAACCGAGGTCCAAGTCGA attatCAGTACGGCACGACTTTTCATGGACTTGGTGGTTTTCTCAATCCCTGGCTGGATGTTACGTACTTTCCATCCTGGCATTTGCCGCATCCTGCTTTAGCTAATG GAGCGGTACCATCACCCCCCGACTTATTCAATCGGGCCTTCTCGCCAATTCTGACGTATCCGTTTGAATATGTCGGCAATTATCCCGATTACGCGGCGAGTAATTTTACGACGACCAATGTGCCGACGACGAACGCGATGACACCGGTTGTGGCGATCGCGACGAGTCCGTCCAGAACACCGCCCACCCCTAGCGAATCTGGCAGCGAGTCCGCGATTGAAGAGGTCCGAAGCGCCTTCGTGCCACTTCGACACAACACTCTGCCACCGAGcacgtcctcgtcgtcgtcgtcgccggaCAGAAACCCCAAAAGACCGACCGAGGGGACGAGAAACGAGTTGAAGGCGCCCACCGAGCTCATCTCCCAGAAATTATCGCCGTCACGGAGGAGTCCGTCGCCAACGAAACTCTCGCCGCCGCCTGCGAAAGGTGTCTGGAGGCCGTATTCAAGATCGTAG